TTTACCTGAAACAACGCCAGCGTTCGTCAGCGCTGAACCCGCTGCATACGCACCCGCGACCACACTTCCCGCACCGCATTGGCTCACATTCACAATAACAACACCGCGCTCACTGGCCGCTTTTAACACCCCAAGAAGTGCCGCATTTTTATCTGGCGCATTGCCCGCGCCATAGCTCAACAGCACCGCACCTTTCACCTTCTCGTTTAACAAGCCTTGCCAGTGTTCGGCTTGCACGCCAGGGAAAACAGGTAACATGGTGACCGTACCTTCTTCCATATCTGGAATACGAAATTTCATTGGCGGTTTAATCAGGAGTTGAGAAAAATGGCTGTCACGCCATTCCCAATCAATACCTAACTCACCATACGCAGGCGAATTCACAGAACGGAAGGCTCGCCAATCACTGGTGTGAGATTTGTGGGCTCTGTCACCTTCGATGAGGCGATCTGCGAAAAACAAAAACACGCCTTGTCGCTTTTTAGCAACCAAGTGTTCACACGCCGAGACAGCTCCAA
The sequence above is a segment of the Marinomonas sp. IMCC 4694 genome. Coding sequences within it:
- a CDS encoding asparaginase domain-containing protein; this translates as MKIYIAYTGGTIGMVPSDNGLVPDAAFAKQLADQLGQYKELEHECVIESYETLIDSSNAAPKDWAMIGRDIENKWQDFDAFIVLHGTDTMAYTAAALNYMIAPSKKPIIVTGAQVPLYKARSDAMNNVLGAVSACEHLVAKKRQGVFLFFADRLIEGDRAHKSHTSDWRAFRSVNSPAYGELGIDWEWRDSHFSQLLIKPPMKFRIPDMEEGTVTMLPVFPGVQAEHWQGLLNEKVKGAVLLSYGAGNAPDKNAALLGVLKAASERGVVIVNVSQCGAGSVVAGAYAAGSALTNAGVVSGKDSTYEAAFARLHVLIGLGMDSREIKDIFNR